The Amaranthus tricolor cultivar Red isolate AtriRed21 chromosome 2, ASM2621246v1, whole genome shotgun sequence genome contains the following window.
TGTCTTGTTACCTTTTAAGATCTTTCGTGTTCTCTGAACGCCATCTAAACTTTTCGATATTGGCTGAAATCCAAATAAGTTTCTCTAACATCTTCCATTTCTTTTGCCGGTTTTTCTTGTAGAATCATCAAGTCCAGGATTCCCACCAGTGGGAACTAGTACTTGTCGGGTCAAAGAGATTTCCGGCATCAAGATTGCACCATTTCGCTGGCGGTATGTATGAGCCATCTATACTATCACTTATTTTGAGAAGTTCGAGTTCTTCGTGCCCCAAATAGGCCATATTTCCACTTTTATCGTCGTCTGAATAAAGTGCCCCTTGGTGGTCCATTTCATCCTGTAAGCTGCTTGATGTTACTTTTATTTCTGCAGAAATTTCTCCATTTCCTCTGCTTATATCTCGGCTGTTGGGCACAAATCCCTTGTCACTGTCTCTGTCGTGCGATTTCCCTAAAAGGCTACGTAGTTCCTGCAACTGTTGATAATTACACGAAAACTATTACTCTATAGTCTATAAATAGAAAAAGATGGAGAGTAGAAGGATAAATACCTGTTCTTGCAACGATTCTCGCTCTTTCTTGATAGTTTCTAGTCGGGTTTTTAGATTCTCGTAGTTAGCTTTCAATACTCGGTAGTTCTTTTCGATTTCCTTTGATTTCCACCTAGCTCTCTTGTTCTGAAACCAAATAGCCACCTGTCGTGGCTGCAGCCCAAGCTCACGAGCCACTTGCACCTTCTTTCTTGGCTCGAGTTTTGTTTCCGATTCAAAAATAGTCTCGAGGGATTTAACTTGCTCGTCCGTAAATCTCCGCTTGTTCTTgctcttcctcttcttcatagTCGGTAGCTCTTCTTCGGGACTTAAGGACTCGATATCAGCTTCTGTTGCTTCCGGGGAGAGTTCTCcgtgcatcatcatcatcatcattttttcttttcGGTTTTAATTAGTGAAAACAACTACACTTAAGAAGTACTTATTATTATGAATTGAATATGTTTTAGAGTGTTGCATAAGAGGACATGTTTGGAGATATATAGTCAGCCATGGAAAAAGTATTATTATGGTCACTTTCATGTTAATAGGAAGGTTTTAATGATGGCTTATCTAAAGCCAATGGGACCAGTTATCGTAGGAAACTTTCTTACTCATGTGTGGAGTATATGTACATATCTTTTTCATCTTTTTGCTTCTATCAGCTGTATTTACTTTTGAATACGCTCAACGGCTAATATGGTTGCAGGTAATTTTTGCTCGATTTTTTGCAGACTCACCATCGGATGGCTTTGTTTTTGTGAGACGACTTCATTTGAGTATTGGACTATGCGCACCCTTTTTTACCTCGTCGATGAAAGTGCATGCATCTTCGATTGTGGAAAGTGAAAATTTTAGGTATGTGAATTCATTTTTACTAGTCATGGACAAAGTTGAACTTTATGTTTTTCCTTTCGAGATATGTGATATTGTGACTGCGTGTTCATAACGTGATTTTGAAGGGATTTGGTATGCCATAAGACACGCAACCGTGTAAACTttatctattattttattatgttttgtatCGTGTCTCGTTGTCAGAGCCATACCACAATTGGAGAGGATAGAAATTTAAACAAGCTTCGGAAAACTACGCTATAGAGTAGAGACTCAAAAAAATTACTAcggtttaaattataaatttttacgGGGAAACATTTATATATGTGGGTAGGGACCCACAAAAAAAGGGGTCCTAAGCGGTCGATTATTGTGTAGACGTCACTAAGACCTCGCTGCTCGTTTTCTATAATCTTGTGATATACTAGTGAATGGTTTTTGACTCGATGATAGGGTCGAAAAAGAGAGGACATATGATTGAAACCCCATCTACAAATAGGTTTCGGTTAGAATATAAAGTTGTTGAACTTTTCAATTCCCGCACTATTTTTAGCTTTAGATTGCATGTTACCCCGACTTTTCTTGTTATGATCTTGAATATCTTGCAACTTCGATACAAAATTGCATTTTGTAATGTGTGCTTGTACTTAGCATCGTGTTTTTGTACTCAAGTTAGCAAGTCGTTTTCGTGTTGTTAACATTAAGAGGTGCAATATAGACTGTAGAGAAGCTTTTTGATCTGGTTACTATTATGAAAAGCTAACAAAAGGTGGGTGGTCCTGGTTTGATGAATTCATTGTATCATTATTTGGCTGCTGATGAACCGAGACGAGACGAGATAGCGAAACAAGCAATCCTTCTGCTACATAACACATTGGCTGTCTTTGTGGGTCATTTGTAGTGTGGTCATAGTTTTTCTTTACTTCCACATATTTGTGTTCTAACTAAATGTACTGCCTATTCGGGTGGTTAATTGAATGGTGTTAGGGTAGGCGCATACTTGAACTCTAAACTTTGCGGTTTGAGTTTCAGTTTGGATTCTAGTTTTGTTTTAATAATATTGAATTGGGATTTTACGGTGAAACTAAAAGAGttttacaaattcttgtatgagacggtcccATAGTGAGACTATCTCTATTAGGCTGATCTATGTGTATATTAGTCGATTAATCTCTAAGCTCGTTTTGGATTTACCTTTGACTCTAGATCAATCTCGGAAAAGTTTAGCTTAAGGTAAGCTTTGATTGAACCGATCCCTAGGGCTTGTCTAGTCCAAGGGCTTATCTTATGTGTGAAGTTTGCTTCTAATACTTGGTAATGCTTCTAATTACCCTGTTTTTTTTACAAGTTAGTTTCTAATTTCAATCACCACCATCACCTTAGAAATGAGTACGAGCAAGAATTTATAAATCAAAATCCATTATATTTCTAATCCTGTGTTTTGAGTTAATAATTTTTCGTTAAAGttttagaaattatgtgttttttttttctcgaaaagttaattttataaaataaaaaagttgatGATGAGGAAAAGATTAAAATTCACAACCCGTTGGATTGATCTTAACCCGATTCAAtcataaacaaccaaatttaaAAGTGATTGTATTGATATTCACTTGACTCGAAATCAACTCGATAATAATTTGATAGATCTAATCGAGATCATTATAGCCCCATAAAAGAATTCGAATATTTTGTTAGGTGATAGTTACAAACACAACCTCACGCTTATGTAGGATAAGGATCCTCTTTgtgtatacataaatatatataagaaaattcaatataaCTAGTTTTGTATTTTTGAGCATGGTTTTTGAAAATCAGTATGATagctaaattattatttatattacgaagaacataaaaagtaaaagcaataaacaaaattgaattaaatttaaaattaattaataaaacatatttcattaataaataatagaatATCATATGACATATTACGTGAttttaaccatcaacttaaacctTTGACTGAGTTGGTTCTTTAGCGCCACATATGAAGAAATCTATTACATCTCTCGTATGAGGAGACTTGACAAAGTATATACTTTATCATTGAGTTTTAACcatcaatttaagtttttagtCGAATTGACCGTTTGACAATTAATTCTGAGTTTGCTAGAATTTTTGGGCTACATTACTTTCCACCATTGCTGGCAAAACTTGTCGAgaatctttttcatttttggtaCGTAGCTTCATCATGTTGTGGCTGGATTTGAGCAAAGGTTGATGATGGTCCACAAGTTTTGCCATCCACTTGATCTCTTGATCTTGAATACCAAATAATCTAAGGGTCATTCCTTCCAAAATTACGAGAATGACGTGGCGTTATCATCTATCACTACTAGATCGATATTTGTATTCCCTGCGTTTCTTAGAGATTGCTAACACTAATAATTATCTCAAGTACTACTAAATTGGGGTCGATTAAAAGtgagaaaatgagaaaaaatgtgtggaataagaataaaagaaatTGGTCGAATACTACCTAAAATAAAACGTTGTAAAGTTAAAGgatcaaattaaaatgaaaagtgtgACGATTTCCTATGTACTTTATGGTAAGATGATCCGTCATTATTAACTAGATTTAACATAACttgtatcagaaataataacgTTTCGTTTTAGCTAAATGACAATCTTGTGATGAgttggtgttttttttttttttttttttttttttttttttttttttaattgaaatcaATTTGTTATGTGCATtttgaatgaacaagtattattTTGGGCCCTTTGGTTTTGAGACATATTTTTTAAGATATTCATTGTAGTTGCCATTTTGCTATTGTGGTTGTTTATAATTTGTTAAGTTGTTTTTGTTATACATAATCACTCCTTTTTGTTGTCTTCCCAATAATCTAATCATTTAGGTAAATACTACTGCGTTCTTTTGAATTtgcatattatataatattttataataatttgcgaattatacCTTTAAAGTTTAAcatttttgcgaattatagtcttattgtttattttttatgaattataGTCATCAAAATATCAATGTTTATAGATCCAGGCCAAAAACACAGTACTTCGAtcacttaacctaaaatttcGACCATCTTTATGGTCGAAATTCTACGTTTTGACATGAACCTATAAACTTTGATGATTTGGtgattgtaattcgcaaattataaatttttttgataaaatggAGCAAATTTAAAGGAATTCAAATGGACACAATGAGTAGGATGTTagaaaaatcattttgttcaacttttgTTGAAGTTTAATTTGTTACGAGAAAGTCTATACATTTTGTTTGGTTCCATAACTTGTTCGAAGTCAAGTTCGGTTCTAGATGGAATAATGTTTTGAGTATTGAATTATTTTCATACAAAAAATCAtattttcaaacttttttttcaaTAGTAAAAGCACGTTATatgattattttctttttaaagtaCCTCAATTTGACGATATTTATAAAAGGGATTACATGCGTCTTTATAGTATTCTTCCTCTACTCGtttgagtttttttaaaaaaataatattttctctCATAATATATCATCATCAGCAGCAAACTCAATTCAAAGAGACAATAGTATTTATCTATTTAGATTTTAGAATTACCATACTAGTTATTATGAGTCAAGCCTTTTTTTTCTCGTGAAATATTAGTGCTTTCTCtgttatgaaatatttattatattagacTTATTAGACTTATTTTCTAAGTTTACTTTATATGTTATGGCTAATCTGTAAgaagaaatatagtcaagtaaaatattattgaaTTGTTTAAtgatatattttcataatattaaatttttatatgtattattattttaaaatataaatgattaaaattaagtGGGGAAGTGTTTAAGATATTAGTATGTTTGAATGCATGTTTGAAACATTGAATGTTTTGGACAAATTAAGGTGGAGGTGACCAAGTGGAAACTAACATCATTTGGCTTTAGTACTTATTTTGCAGATAAGAACTCAAATGGGATAAATATAGaataattagagaaaaaaagGATAAACAAGTGGCTTTATGAAAGTGAAATGTCTATCATTTTCGCCTAATAACACCAAAATATACTAGAGATAAAGATTAATAAAGGGGTTAAGTCTTTGATGTTCTTTGTAATTATCAtttcttttctttgttattttgaCAGGGTAATGATGATTTTtaagataaattttttatttttagaaatttacaTTTAACAGAGAATTTAGAGTTTGTCTGTCTAGATTAAGGTTTGAATCATCGATTGAAgactataattattatattgtgTAACATTTATAATATAACTCATTGTAATGCTTATCGGGTTAGTTTAGTATACATGTAGAAAATGATTGCTCAAtcaattttttacttttaatttgaattCTCCCATGTTTTTGACAAACTTTGACTTTAGTGCAACTATTGTAAAAAACTAAGCTTACAAATTGGATTAATTTGACTGAATTACTTGAtgatacttattttttttactatttttatttttgtttgcttaatcttaaattttttaagCATGGCGTAGTTTTAGAGAAGAAAAGAGCTTAGAAAGAAGGATAATGAAAATCGAActcaaaatcatattcaaggAAAGTAGTATGTACTTTAATTCTCAGTTGACTTCAGGTATCTAGCTTTTAAAAACTCGTATTTTAAGTATCTAAGTCATAAATTTGATGCAACTAAAATCCAAACAAGGttttagtataaatttaatGTATTTGACTTAATTAGAAACTTTAATTGGCATCAATTGAGAGAATAAAACGACATGTTTGTTGTTTAagctaaaaaattaagttagcAATTATGACAAGTACTATTTGATTACATCATAGTTGGTGAGGGACCAGTTCTCTTGGAGTTGCCCAAAGGACTAATACACCAATTctctaacttttatttttagttctgccaaaaattagaaaattgtaAGTCGTCTCATTTTGATTAGGCCATTAAattcatctttttctttgtttttattatgtggaaaatatatgattttttgttACTAGTatcaattaaaatgaaaattttattaccTAAAGTCAAAGCAATTGCAAATTCTTAAGAAGAGATGACAAATCATCTAGGATCAACTCTCACCAATTTTTAAGGGTATGTTTTTATTGACAGTAaatatttaaaaggaaaaaaaaaaattaaattatataaataaaggtAGGTAAAGGTGAATTTAAAATGGAggatgaaagataaagaatataGTAATTTGTTTGGATTGAGTTGGTTGCTTGGGATGgatgaaaaaaagtaaaaagatactatttttcctttatttgagGATAAATATATACCCGACTTCACTTTGGAGAAATGTTTACTTCAACAAGATCAACTGACATAGTGACATCATGAGGAACACGGTACAGAGAAGATGATGGTAATGAAGAaacaaatctttttttttctttgatgaaGTTGTGATAATAATTTTGTCAGAAATTTGCCAAATCAACCTAAATTTATTCCGACTAATTATTTTCTCctttaaaatattctaagtacgATTCTCCATCATTTTAATCCACCCTATTCTTGCCTCATCTCCAATGAAATAGTAAACAAAGACTGAAAATAAAAGACTTGTGACAAGTTACTCATTTGAGCACCATATTGCTGGTTTGAGCAATTTTGAATTTACCGATAATTTAAGTTATCTAAAGTTATAAATTAATGGTTTGTTTTcaaataatgttattatttaaaaaaaaaaatcttactaAAAGTCAGACTTTTGTTTTTCCAAAAATTCTAGAGTGGAGGTGTAGGGAAATCACTAAGACTTGACTAGTGCAACTTAAGGTTATGCATATTATATTTGTGGTATTTTTTGAAAGACCTGTTTAATTAGATGGCATCGAAGTAAGAAAATTATATGCTAAATTTTGTGTAAAATGTGctatttagaatatatatatatatatatatatatatatatatatatatatatatatatatatatatatatatatatatatatatatatatatatatatatgagaactGTCTCATAGACTTACAACAGATTATATTTTGAGTTTATCTTCCTTGTCATTCTTATGcaatttaagaataattatatgTAAGAGTTTATGTCTTCGTTTAGAATTATATTATTCCTACAatttaatatgtaaaaaaatattttatacaacaaaatttatatgcctaaggaaatgaaaataattacaagaaaattttaggTAACCAACTATTACCCTTTTTGGTATACGCCTaagttaatgaaaataattaaaagaaaatttttggtGTGTGTGCGCGGGCGGGCGGGGGGAAGTCCAGTGCGTGCAAACCTtgttattttttggcaaaaacgtgttacttttcaaccataaaaatcaagaaaaaaaataataacatgattttgccaaaaaataacaAGGTTCACAAGGTTCACAATTAAGCACAATTACTCCTCTCTctctttctatatatatatatatatatatatatatatatatatatatatatatatatatatatatatatatatatatatatatatatatatatatatatatatatatatatctaaaggatcaaataagaaggattttaaaatgaaaaggatgagaAAGATTTTGTTAGTCACTATATATGCAAAATAAGATACTATGttttaaattaagaacatttttcaaatttttaacatagtatcttttctgTGTAAGATAGTGACTTTACAATTAAATGTTTTTGGTTCGATTGTGACtatagattttttaatttttactcaaaTCAAAGGTGTAGAATGTTTCTTATCCTTCTCAATTTAAACACCCTTCTTATTGGATccctttcatatatatatatatatatatatatatatatatatatatatatatatatatatatatatatataatttagttTCACAAAACTTCCTATCTTGGTCAAAATTTGGAACAACACTGAGAAGATGTAGGAGAAGCAAGGGAAATGGCAATAGTTAATTTAGCTTCATAAGCTCCACAAACTGAGAAATAAAATCGTCGCTTAATTTAAGATTATAGAGTTTCCATCCTTTTTTATCATTAGAATATCCAACAAACCTACATTTCTACTTAAATACTTAAGTAATTTCAGTTCAGGGTGAAAATACATCAAATTTATATGTCGTGTTAGTATTCTGATATCTAATTTTTTGATAAGAGATGATAATCGAGTTTTCTTCACCAAAAAATCGAGCGTATGCAAATTAATTGTTGGATTTGATTTTTCTACGATCATATAAGTTTAAAAGAGAAGGTTTAAatcttataatatataattattttctaggatttttaaaattagtttattgataaaaaaatcttcaattaataaattaatttaaaattttaaaacttggCTCTACTTGTCATTGAAggaatatttatattaataatcatgATTCATGGGAAAAACTTGTTTTCCCAAGGGTTTGGGCCATATGGTGATGAAGTTTCTCGTTTTTGGTGGTAAATGATAAGATAGAGAGATCCATTGAGACTTTTAAGATAAGAAAAGTACTACCAACTAAAGtgaattttctttaataataaaAGACAAGTTAGGCATAAAGAAAAGCTTTGTGTACTCccttcaattttcaatttatgtCTTCATCATTTTAATATGTGGACAAATATTATACTTTGTCTGTCCAAGTCCTACTGAATATGTTGTCAATTTTTGAAAGGGATCTACTTTTTTCCTTAtaattatatttcatatataatttaatgaaaattctTATCTTAGTGAAAA
Protein-coding sequences here:
- the LOC130802483 gene encoding homeobox-leucine zipper protein ATHB-12-like → MMMMMMHGELSPEATEADIESLSPEEELPTMKKRKSKNKRRFTDEQVKSLETIFESETKLEPRKKVQVARELGLQPRQVAIWFQNKRARWKSKEIEKNYRVLKANYENLKTRLETIKKERESLQEQLQELRSLLGKSHDRDSDKGFVPNSRDISRGNGEISAEIKVTSSSLQDEMDHQGALYSDDDKSGNMAYLGHEELELLKISDSIDGSYIPPAKWCNLDAGNLFDPTSTSSHWWESWT
- the LOC130802490 gene encoding uncharacterized protein LOC130802490; translated protein: MCGVYVHIFFIFLLLSAVFTFEYAQRLIWLQVIFARFFADSPSDGFVFVRRLHLSIGLCAPFFTSSMKVHASSIVESENFSALKPNIVQAIVCLKDWTFEEAKMESQLDELCGMVMKIKVDEEEEDISYPSPSPCQSLDQHEFSSKASSSATIF